A single genomic interval of Gammaproteobacteria bacterium harbors:
- the tal gene encoding transaldolase, translating to MKATRQLHDLGQRLWLDNITRGLLTSGTLERYINELSVTGLTSNPSIFDKAIGKADFYDAAIRQKAAEGKSGEALFFELALEDLVQAADLFRPIHTATGGIDGWVSLEVTPLLADDATGTVQAATTLHAQGQRPNIFIKIPGTEAGITAIEAAIFAGVPVNVTLLFSCEHYLAAAEAYLRGIERRIAAGLDPAVASVASIFVSRWDVAVQDKVPQDLHNRLGIAMAKRTYKAYRELLASTRWQTLAGEGARPQRLLWASTGTKDPAASDTLYVDALAAPDTINTIPEKTLLAFATQKDVQVALSADGGDAEAVLAEFARAGVDDGALAATLQREGVQAFAKSWDDLLACIQSKSAALTQR from the coding sequence ATGAAAGCTACACGACAACTGCACGATCTCGGTCAGCGTCTCTGGCTCGACAACATCACCCGCGGGCTGCTGACCAGCGGCACGCTGGAACGGTATATCAACGAGCTGTCCGTGACGGGACTGACCTCGAATCCCTCGATCTTCGATAAGGCCATCGGCAAGGCCGACTTCTATGACGCGGCCATTCGCCAGAAGGCCGCGGAGGGCAAGTCGGGCGAGGCGCTTTTTTTCGAACTGGCGCTGGAGGACCTGGTGCAGGCCGCCGATCTCTTTCGGCCGATCCACACTGCCACGGGCGGCATCGATGGCTGGGTATCGCTGGAGGTGACACCCCTGCTGGCAGACGACGCGACGGGCACCGTTCAGGCGGCCACAACACTGCACGCCCAGGGGCAACGCCCGAATATCTTCATCAAGATACCCGGTACCGAGGCGGGCATCACCGCGATCGAGGCGGCTATCTTCGCGGGGGTACCGGTGAACGTGACGCTGCTGTTCTCGTGTGAGCACTACCTTGCTGCCGCGGAGGCCTACCTGCGCGGTATCGAACGGCGCATCGCCGCCGGCCTCGATCCGGCAGTCGCTTCCGTCGCATCGATTTTCGTCAGCCGCTGGGACGTCGCCGTCCAGGACAAGGTTCCACAGGACCTGCATAACCGGCTCGGCATTGCCATGGCCAAACGTACCTACAAGGCCTACCGTGAACTGCTGGCATCGACGCGCTGGCAGACGTTGGCCGGCGAGGGTGCCCGGCCGCAACGCCTGCTCTGGGCCAGTACCGGGACCAAGGATCCTGCCGCCTCGGATACCCTCTACGTCGATGCACTCGCCGCACCGGACACCATCAACACCATTCCCGAGAAGACGCTGCTCGCCTTTGCCACGCAGAAGGACGTGCAGGTCGCCTTATCCGCCGATGGCGGTGATGCCGAAGCCGTGCTCGCCGAATTCGCCCGGGCGGGCGTGGACGATGGGGCACTCGCGGCCACACTCCAGCGCGAAGGTGTGCAGGCCTTCGCCAAGTCCTGGGACGACCTGCTGGCGTGCATCCAATCCAAAAGTGCTGCGCTGACGCAGCGCTAG
- the zwf gene encoding glucose-6-phosphate dehydrogenase yields MTPADALVIFGATGDLAHKMIFPALYVLARRGVLNVPVVGIAAPDWSTAQLRKQVTDSIRQAGTIDDREALEQLLSLLRYVGGDYNAPGTFKALKQALGDARRPVHYLAIPPALFTTVIKGLGAAGLADQARVIVEKPFGRDLASARELNRIARAVFADDSIFRIDHYLGKEAIMNILYFRFANSFPEPIWNRDHVASIQITLAEDFGVKGRGAFYEGAGCLRDVIQNHVFQIVALLAMEPPAYQGYGAIHSEKTKVFQAMRPLQPDDVVRGQYRGYRKEPGVAKGSDVETFCALRLFVDSWRWAGVPWYLRSGKCLATTVAEVLVALKPPPQRLFDDAVPGTGRANYLRFRLSPDTAVAIAARVKRAGKEFVGDQRELYLSEEQPGVEPPYARLLGDALAGDGALFTREDAVEAAWAVVEPILDTHDPVHPYKPGSWGPKHADALIAADGGWHNPSAARAVK; encoded by the coding sequence ATGACACCTGCCGATGCACTGGTCATTTTCGGTGCGACCGGCGACCTTGCCCATAAGATGATTTTTCCGGCCCTCTATGTGCTGGCCAGGCGTGGCGTTCTCAACGTGCCGGTCGTGGGTATCGCCGCCCCTGACTGGAGCACGGCACAACTGCGTAAGCAGGTGACGGATAGCATCCGGCAGGCCGGCACGATCGACGATCGAGAGGCGCTCGAGCAGCTGCTTTCCCTGCTGCGATACGTGGGCGGTGACTACAATGCCCCGGGGACGTTCAAGGCCCTCAAGCAGGCGCTGGGGGATGCCCGGCGCCCGGTGCACTATCTCGCCATTCCACCGGCGCTGTTCACCACGGTCATCAAAGGGCTCGGCGCTGCGGGCCTGGCCGATCAAGCACGCGTCATCGTGGAGAAGCCATTCGGACGCGACCTGGCATCGGCGCGCGAGCTCAACCGCATCGCGCGCGCGGTGTTCGCGGATGACTCGATCTTTCGCATCGATCATTACCTCGGGAAAGAGGCGATCATGAACATACTCTATTTCCGTTTCGCCAATTCGTTCCCCGAGCCGATCTGGAACCGCGACCACGTGGCCAGCATACAGATCACCCTCGCCGAGGATTTCGGCGTGAAGGGGCGCGGTGCGTTTTACGAAGGTGCCGGCTGCCTGCGCGATGTCATTCAGAATCACGTCTTCCAGATCGTGGCACTGCTGGCCATGGAACCACCGGCCTATCAGGGCTATGGTGCGATACACAGCGAGAAGACCAAGGTGTTTCAGGCCATGCGCCCGTTGCAGCCGGACGATGTGGTACGCGGCCAGTACCGCGGGTACCGCAAGGAGCCGGGCGTGGCGAAGGGCTCCGACGTCGAGACGTTCTGTGCCTTGCGGCTGTTCGTCGACTCGTGGCGCTGGGCAGGCGTGCCATGGTATCTGCGCTCGGGGAAATGCCTGGCGACAACCGTGGCCGAGGTCCTGGTGGCACTGAAACCGCCGCCGCAGAGGTTGTTCGATGACGCTGTGCCGGGGACCGGGCGGGCCAACTATTTGCGCTTCCGGCTGTCTCCCGACACTGCGGTCGCCATCGCCGCGCGGGTCAAGCGTGCCGGTAAAGAGTTCGTCGGTGACCAGCGCGAGCTGTATCTGTCGGAAGAACAGCCCGGCGTCGAACCACCCTATGCACGCCTCCTCGGCGATGCCCTGGCCGGCGATGGCGCGCTCTTTACCCGTGAGGATGCGGTCGAGGCGGCCTGGGCGGTGGTCGAGCCCATCCTTGACACACACGATCCGGTTCACCCGTATAAGCCCGGCAGCTGGGGGCCGAAGCACGCCGACGCGCTCATCGCGGCAGACGGTGGCTGGCACAACCCCAGTGCTGCGCGGGCAGTCAAATGA
- the gnd gene encoding decarboxylating 6-phosphogluconate dehydrogenase: protein MQIGMIGLGRMGSNMVQRLLQAGHQCVVYDRDIEAVKGLQRQGVVGAGSLEEFITHLHKPRAVWLMVPAVVVDTVLTQLLPRLEADDIVIDGGNSYYRDDIRRAAESQRQGVQYVDVGTSGGIEGLKRGYCLMIGGEEAAIRHLDPIFVALAPGVGAAPPTPGRQRPGTTAEQGYLHCGPAGAGHFVKMVHNGIEYGLMAAYAEGLNVLRNANAGTRSRDRDAETTPLRDPEYYQYELNLAEITEVWRRGSVVGSWLLDLTAAALIEDTELARFSGHVADSGEGRWTLAAAIDEGVPTPVISAALVERFTSRGDADYANRLLSAMRKQFGGHDEKPAGG, encoded by the coding sequence ATGCAGATTGGCATGATCGGGCTGGGACGTATGGGTAGCAATATGGTGCAACGCCTGCTGCAGGCCGGGCATCAGTGTGTGGTGTATGACCGCGACATCGAAGCCGTTAAAGGGCTACAGCGACAGGGTGTCGTGGGTGCCGGTTCGCTGGAGGAGTTCATCACCCACCTGCACAAGCCGCGCGCGGTCTGGCTGATGGTACCCGCTGTGGTCGTGGATACCGTGCTGACGCAGCTGCTACCCCGGCTCGAGGCGGACGACATCGTCATCGATGGCGGCAATTCCTATTACCGCGATGACATCCGGCGCGCGGCGGAATCACAACGGCAGGGCGTGCAGTACGTGGACGTGGGCACCAGCGGCGGTATCGAGGGCTTGAAGCGCGGTTACTGTCTGATGATCGGTGGCGAGGAGGCGGCCATCCGGCACCTCGATCCGATCTTTGTGGCACTGGCTCCCGGCGTGGGCGCAGCCCCTCCCACGCCCGGCCGACAGCGGCCCGGCACCACGGCCGAACAGGGTTACCTGCACTGTGGTCCGGCGGGTGCCGGGCACTTCGTCAAGATGGTCCACAACGGCATCGAATACGGTTTGATGGCGGCCTATGCCGAGGGCCTGAATGTCCTGCGCAATGCCAATGCCGGCACGCGCTCGCGCGACCGCGATGCCGAGACCACACCGCTGCGCGATCCCGAATATTACCAGTATGAGCTGAACCTGGCCGAGATCACGGAAGTCTGGCGGCGTGGCAGTGTGGTGGGGTCATGGCTCCTCGATCTGACCGCCGCGGCGCTGATCGAGGACACCGAGCTGGCCAGATTCTCCGGTCACGTAGCGGATTCCGGCGAGGGGCGCTGGACATTGGCGGCCGCCATCGACGAAGGGGTGCCGACGCCGGTCATCAGTGCGGCGCTGGTAGAGCGCTTTACATCACGTGGCGACGCCGACTATGCCAACCGGCTGCTGTCGGCGATGAGAAAGCAGTTCGGGGGGCACGATGAGAAGCCGGCCGGTGGCTGA